The Candidatus Rokuibacteriota bacterium genome contains a region encoding:
- a CDS encoding site-specific integrase, whose protein sequence is MAEDLRRHYQTTGARDVDEADFRLTHLRAFFSARKVAGLGPADVTTYALKRQAEGASNVTINRELAILNRMLRLAYENGKLLRLPLIRQLKEHGPRQGFFEAEDFQAVRRRLPPDLQVAVSLAYTFGWRMQSEVLALERRQLDLEAGTLRLEPGTTKNDEGRLVYLTPELRALLVAQVERVRALERQTGRIIPYLFPHLRGRRRGTRIQDFKRRWHTACKKASLVGKLRHDFRRTAVRNMVNAGIPERVAMTISGHKTRSVFDRYHIVSPGDLREAAQKLTGMTAGITPGRIPRGGLGKPRKNSAMRPAPSR, encoded by the coding sequence GTGGCCGAGGATCTTCGCCGCCACTACCAGACGACGGGGGCTCGTGACGTGGACGAGGCGGACTTCCGGCTTACGCACCTCCGGGCGTTCTTCTCCGCCCGGAAAGTTGCGGGACTTGGCCCGGCCGACGTCACCACGTATGCCCTGAAGCGCCAAGCCGAGGGCGCCTCCAACGTCACCATCAACCGGGAACTGGCGATCCTGAACCGCATGCTGAGGCTCGCCTACGAGAACGGAAAACTCCTGCGCCTGCCCCTGATCCGCCAGCTCAAGGAGCACGGGCCCCGGCAGGGATTCTTCGAGGCGGAGGACTTCCAGGCCGTGCGGCGACGTCTGCCCCCAGACCTTCAGGTCGCGGTGAGCCTCGCGTACACCTTCGGCTGGCGGATGCAGAGCGAGGTGTTGGCGCTCGAGCGGCGCCAGCTGGACCTCGAGGCCGGGACCCTCCGCCTCGAGCCGGGGACAACGAAGAATGATGAAGGACGCTTGGTCTACCTGACCCCGGAGTTGAGGGCCCTCCTCGTCGCCCAGGTGGAGCGCGTCCGCGCCCTCGAGCGGCAGACCGGCAGGATCATCCCTTACCTCTTCCCCCACCTTCGGGGGCGACGTCGAGGGACACGCATTCAGGATTTCAAGCGGCGCTGGCACACGGCCTGTAAGAAAGCCAGCCTGGTGGGGAAACTCCGCCACGACTTCCGTCGAACGGCCGTGCGGAACATGGTCAACGCCGGGATTCCCGAGCGGGTCGCGATGACCATCAGCGGGCACAAGACCCGTTCCGTCTTCGACCGCTACCACATCGTGAGCCCCGGGGATCTCCGGGAAGCGGCCCAGAAGCTCACGGGCATGACGGCGGGCATAACGCCGGGCCGGATACCCCGGGGGGGTCTCGGAAAGCCTCGGAAGAATTCAGCGATGCGGCCGGCGCCGAGCCGGTGA
- a CDS encoding helix-turn-helix domain-containing protein: MGTTSKVLDRLQHVAGDLKKLREQHATPGPLGAEVPRAKVRDLSTKELVQLRRQLALSQQQLAQWLNVSLVSVSRWERGHGQPSPREARTLARLAELVAAVGDRLTPKEMTRFFGEPHEDLYNDRPVDVLSNEIGYRAVRHLLERLLNAEYA, from the coding sequence ATGGGCACGACGTCAAAGGTTCTAGATCGTTTGCAGCATGTTGCGGGAGACTTGAAAAAGCTGCGCGAGCAGCATGCAACTCCGGGTCCTCTAGGAGCCGAAGTGCCTCGCGCAAAGGTTCGGGATCTTTCCACAAAGGAGCTTGTGCAACTCAGAAGGCAACTTGCGCTCAGCCAGCAGCAGCTTGCGCAATGGTTGAATGTGAGTCTCGTGAGTGTTTCCCGGTGGGAGCGTGGCCATGGGCAGCCCTCGCCCCGCGAAGCGCGAACGCTCGCGCGGCTCGCCGAACTCGTCGCCGCAGTAGGCGATCGGCTCACTCCTAAGGAAATGACGCGCTTTTTCGGCGAGCCTCACGAAGACCTTTACAATGATCGCCCTGTTGACGTGCTCTCTAATGAGATTGGCTATCGTGCAGTACGACATCTGCTCGAACGCCTACTTAACGCTGAGTACGCTTAA
- a CDS encoding transcriptional regulator yields MLVTALHERNRTLFTVEDVAAITGLGEASARSFARKLVDRGVAARLKPGLFVLVPFELGREREYLGDPLLVARALAGGAAYYLSHGTAMEIHQMVTQPRLVVYVRTPKLIRSRMIGGTEFRFVHCKRRDLFGIEPHWVTKQETVQVSDIDRTVIDGLRHPEYCGGLTEVAKGLWIQREKIQVSALVEYALRLDVGAVVGRLGFLLELYGMATPEALRVLQRRLGSAYVLLDPVLPREGKYLRRWRLRLNVSPDELRAVPAA; encoded by the coding sequence ATGCTGGTTACGGCGCTCCACGAGCGCAACCGGACCCTTTTTACCGTCGAGGACGTGGCGGCCATCACAGGGCTCGGGGAGGCCTCCGCCCGGAGCTTCGCCCGGAAGCTGGTCGACCGGGGTGTCGCCGCACGCCTCAAGCCTGGCCTCTTCGTGCTGGTCCCCTTCGAGCTGGGGCGGGAGCGCGAGTACCTGGGGGATCCGCTGCTCGTGGCGCGGGCCCTCGCAGGCGGTGCCGCCTACTACCTCTCCCACGGCACGGCCATGGAGATCCACCAGATGGTCACCCAGCCGCGGCTGGTGGTTTACGTACGTACGCCCAAGCTGATCCGATCCCGGATGATCGGCGGGACCGAGTTCCGATTTGTCCACTGCAAGCGACGAGACCTGTTCGGGATCGAGCCACACTGGGTCACTAAGCAGGAGACGGTCCAGGTAAGCGATATCGACCGCACGGTGATCGACGGGCTCCGGCATCCAGAGTACTGCGGTGGGCTGACCGAGGTGGCGAAGGGGCTCTGGATCCAGCGAGAGAAGATCCAGGTCTCCGCGCTTGTGGAGTATGCGCTCCGCCTCGACGTGGGAGCAGTCGTCGGACGGCTTGGCTTTCTGCTCGAGCTCTACGGGATGGCGACGCCCGAGGCGCTCAGGGTGCTCCAACGCCGCCTTGGCTCCGCGTACGTTCTTCTCGACCCGGTGCTCCCGCGGGAAGGGAAGTATCTCCGCCGGTGGAGATTGCGCCTGAACGTCAGCCCGGACGAGCTTCGCGCCGTCCCCGCGGCCTGA
- a CDS encoding nucleotidyl transferase AbiEii/AbiGii toxin family protein, with protein MIPQRNLSLLSNRLARAGGRRIPEAVLERDYCLSWFLVGLSRSPLRERLAFKGGTALKKCYFPDYRFSEDLDFTLVEPLGFETIQRELEEPFAVAHRASGVILRYAREDRHPHANSYTFYLGYEGPLPGGPAGKEVKVDITIREEVVFRIEQRPVLRGYPEYDDLPEDARIRAYSLPEIAAEKVVALLDRARNEPRDLYDLWHLMEHGHVAVAQAMDAVGRKLAARQQDLRGLRGVLRKKEPRYRRLWGTRLSAQVATLPDFDGVFRAVRRALRQVGVT; from the coding sequence GTGATCCCGCAGCGCAATCTCTCTCTTCTCTCGAACCGCCTGGCCCGGGCCGGTGGGCGACGCATCCCTGAGGCCGTCCTCGAGCGGGACTACTGCCTCTCTTGGTTCCTGGTGGGGCTATCCCGGAGCCCTCTCCGCGAGCGCCTCGCGTTCAAGGGCGGGACCGCCCTCAAGAAGTGTTACTTTCCCGACTACCGCTTCTCCGAGGACCTGGACTTCACGCTGGTCGAGCCTCTCGGGTTTGAAACGATCCAAAGGGAGCTGGAAGAGCCCTTCGCGGTTGCCCACCGGGCATCCGGAGTGATCTTGAGGTACGCGAGGGAAGATCGCCATCCGCATGCGAACAGCTATACCTTCTACCTGGGCTATGAAGGCCCGCTGCCGGGCGGCCCTGCTGGCAAAGAGGTCAAGGTGGATATCACGATCCGGGAGGAAGTGGTCTTCCGGATCGAGCAGCGCCCCGTCCTGCGGGGCTATCCCGAATACGACGACCTGCCCGAGGATGCGAGGATCAGGGCCTACTCGCTCCCGGAGATCGCGGCGGAGAAGGTGGTGGCTCTCCTCGACCGGGCCCGGAACGAGCCCCGGGATCTCTACGACCTCTGGCACCTGATGGAGCACGGGCACGTGGCCGTCGCCCAGGCCATGGACGCCGTCGGCCGCAAGCTGGCAGCGCGGCAGCAAGACCTCCGAGGCCTTCGGGGAGTCCTTCGCAAGAAGGAGCCGCGCTACCGCCGGCTGTGGGGGACCCGGCTCTCCGCCCAGGTGGCGACGCTGCCGGACTTCGACGGGGTCTTCCGCGCGGTCCGGCGCGCGCTCCGGCAGGTCGGGGTTACGTGA
- a CDS encoding tyrosine-type recombinase/integrase: MSKTSLSAPAGRAKPGSGHLFHRKLPNGTRGRVWWMKYYVHGRPRCESTGTKNEAEARRVLQQRLAAVAKGEPVLPRVDRIKYDEVAQDLRDYYAANGDRSLAEAGYRLAHLGRFFRGRRIAMLTAADVTRYVLKRQAKEAANGTINRELAVLNRMLRLAYENQKLTRLPVLRKLKEAAPRQGFFERDQYEAVCRHLPGDLQVALGIAYAFGWRMQSEVLMLERRHFDLEAGTLRLDPGTTKNADGRVVYLPADLKAELAAQVERVRAQERRLGRIIPFLFPHLRGPYVGRQIRDFRRAWATACKAAGVPGMLRHDCRRTAVRNMVNAGIPERVAMTITGHKTRAVFDRYHIVSPGDLQEAARKMMGYTFGVHSGVPVDSRPLSV, translated from the coding sequence ATGAGCAAGACGAGTCTATCGGCCCCTGCTGGCCGCGCCAAACCTGGGAGCGGCCATCTCTTTCACCGGAAACTCCCGAATGGCACTCGGGGGCGGGTCTGGTGGATGAAGTACTACGTCCACGGTCGCCCGCGGTGCGAGAGTACTGGAACAAAGAACGAGGCCGAAGCCCGCCGGGTGCTCCAACAACGCCTCGCCGCGGTCGCTAAAGGGGAGCCAGTTCTCCCTCGGGTAGACCGCATCAAGTACGATGAGGTCGCCCAGGATCTCCGAGACTACTACGCGGCCAACGGCGACCGGAGCCTCGCGGAGGCCGGGTACCGACTCGCACACCTCGGCCGATTCTTCAGAGGGCGGCGGATCGCGATGCTCACCGCTGCCGACGTGACCCGGTACGTCCTGAAGCGACAGGCCAAGGAAGCCGCCAACGGCACGATCAACCGGGAACTGGCGGTGCTCAACCGGATGCTCCGGCTGGCCTACGAGAACCAGAAGCTCACGCGGCTGCCTGTCCTCCGCAAGCTCAAGGAGGCCGCCCCGCGGCAAGGATTCTTCGAGCGCGACCAGTACGAGGCAGTGTGCAGGCATCTCCCCGGCGATCTTCAAGTCGCCCTTGGGATCGCCTATGCCTTCGGCTGGCGGATGCAGAGCGAGGTCCTGATGCTCGAGCGGCGCCACTTCGACCTGGAGGCGGGGACGCTTCGGCTAGACCCCGGCACGACCAAGAACGCCGACGGGCGAGTGGTGTACCTCCCGGCCGACCTCAAGGCGGAGCTCGCCGCCCAGGTTGAGCGGGTGCGAGCCCAGGAGCGCCGTCTTGGCCGCATCATCCCGTTTCTCTTCCCGCATCTGCGGGGCCCGTACGTCGGGCGGCAGATCCGTGACTTCCGCCGCGCGTGGGCGACGGCCTGCAAGGCCGCGGGCGTCCCGGGGATGCTCCGCCATGACTGCCGCCGCACCGCCGTCAGGAACATGGTCAACGCCGGGATCCCCGAGCGCGTGGCCATGACGATCACGGGCCACAAGACGCGCGCCGTCTTCGACCGCTACCACATCGTCAGCCCCGGGGACCTGCAGGAGGCCGCCCGCAAGATGATGGGGTACACTTTTGGGGTACACTCGGGGGTCCCGGTTGACAGCCGTCCCCTAAGTGTGTAA
- a CDS encoding ATP-binding protein, with product MLNSQTLEQLQALKLTALAAAWTAQQQDAELSALSFDERFALLVDAEWRARENKRLTRALQEAKLKLPLACIEAIDYPARRELDKALIRQLASCRWVEEHQQVLICGATGVGKTFLTCALANQTCRKGYRARYWRASRLYHACALARADGTYVRLLGQLARVEVLVLDDWGLVPLGEAERRDVLEILEDRSGTRSTIVTSQLPPAQWHDYVGDPTLADAICDRLLHNAHRIVLKGPSRRKEGKLES from the coding sequence ATGCTCAACAGCCAAACCCTCGAGCAACTCCAGGCCCTCAAGCTCACGGCCCTGGCGGCGGCCTGGACCGCCCAGCAGCAGGACGCCGAGCTGTCGGCCCTCAGCTTCGACGAACGCTTCGCCTTGCTCGTCGACGCCGAGTGGCGCGCGCGGGAGAACAAGCGCCTCACCCGGGCTCTCCAAGAGGCGAAGCTCAAGCTGCCCCTCGCGTGCATCGAAGCCATTGACTACCCGGCCAGGCGGGAACTCGACAAGGCCCTCATCCGGCAGCTCGCCAGCTGCCGCTGGGTGGAGGAGCACCAGCAGGTCTTGATCTGCGGGGCCACCGGTGTGGGCAAGACCTTTCTCACCTGCGCCCTGGCGAATCAGACCTGTCGCAAGGGCTACCGCGCCCGCTACTGGCGGGCCTCCCGCCTCTACCACGCCTGCGCCCTGGCCCGGGCCGACGGCACCTATGTCCGGCTCCTCGGCCAGCTCGCCCGCGTCGAGGTCCTGGTCCTCGACGACTGGGGGCTCGTCCCGCTCGGGGAGGCCGAGCGCCGCGATGTCCTGGAGATCCTCGAGGACCGCTCCGGCACCCGCTCCACCATCGTCACCAGCCAGCTCCCCCCGGCGCAGTGGCATGACTATGTGGGGGACCCGACCCTGGCCGACGCCATCTGCGATCGACTGCTTCACAACGCCCACCGGATCGTGCTAAAAGGACCCTCACGGAGAAAGGAGGGGAAGCTCGAGAGTTAG
- a CDS encoding RES domain-containing protein, whose protein sequence is MRSVRIASGGQPSEVFRVVPRSRPDLLRSFADVGRFHVLPDPPTSYLSLRPHTAIFEASQGIREVTGEGFRLLRVAVRLTEGINLCEEGERSVIGLTEEEILGPKILGDPTHQARLLVARAARAVGAQGIWYPSRMDRPDGVNLVLFLENASVGRLEHGAVLEILGEDGDPQRSRLSVVLDEIRATRGPNWVETVRRNAYRP, encoded by the coding sequence GTGCGAAGCGTTCGCATCGCGTCGGGTGGGCAACCGAGTGAGGTCTTCCGCGTCGTGCCCCGCTCCAGACCTGACCTTCTCAGGTCATTCGCCGATGTCGGTCGTTTCCACGTCTTGCCGGATCCACCGACCTCGTATCTCTCACTCAGACCGCACACGGCCATCTTCGAGGCCTCCCAGGGCATCCGTGAAGTCACCGGCGAGGGCTTCCGCCTGCTTCGAGTGGCTGTTCGGCTCACCGAGGGCATCAACCTGTGCGAGGAGGGGGAACGCAGCGTGATCGGACTGACGGAGGAGGAGATTCTCGGGCCTAAAATTCTCGGGGACCCAACCCATCAAGCCCGGCTCTTGGTGGCCAGGGCCGCCCGGGCGGTCGGGGCCCAAGGGATTTGGTACCCCTCGCGCATGGATCGCCCTGACGGCGTGAACCTCGTGCTTTTCCTCGAAAATGCCTCTGTGGGGCGCCTGGAGCATGGGGCGGTCCTGGAGATTCTTGGCGAGGATGGGGACCCACAACGTTCTCGCCTTTCCGTCGTTCTCGACGAGATCAGAGCCACGCGAGGGCCGAACTGGGTTGAAACGGTCCGGCGCAACGCCTACCGGCCATGA
- a CDS encoding integration host factor subunit beta: MTKADLIDELSKVCKLTKRESETIVETVFDSITEALARGDKVELRGFGNFRIRQRRARRGRNPKTGTMVSVPAKRVPLFKVGQELRELVNA; this comes from the coding sequence ATGACGAAGGCTGACCTGATCGACGAACTGTCGAAGGTATGTAAACTGACCAAAAGGGAAAGCGAGACGATCGTCGAGACGGTCTTTGACAGCATCACCGAAGCGTTGGCTCGGGGCGACAAGGTCGAGCTCCGGGGTTTCGGGAACTTCAGGATCCGTCAGCGCAGGGCTCGCAGGGGACGGAACCCGAAAACCGGGACCATGGTCAGCGTGCCCGCCAAGCGCGTCCCGCTCTTCAAGGTGGGGCAAGAGCTGCGAGAACTCGTCAACGCCTGA